tttttgtcaagttcctttatatatatatatgtgtgtgtgtatatatataatatatatatatatattattcatataattcaacactaaaacaaaatgaacatgtAGCATGTATTTTATGGAAGTATATGAAACATTATACCATCTTGTATTAACAAATGAAAAGTGCaacttaaataaatgaaagctaGATCATAACACTGTTAATTATTAAGTTATGTGGAAAGCAAATCTGATGTTGGCATAGCTTTTTCACTTGGCACACTAAACAGTATCACTTACTTACAAAGTAACAGGGACATTTTCCCATGATCGCTCTGCTTCAAGCTTATCTAAGGAGCAAGGGCTGTCATCCTTCTCCACAGGCTTTGCTAAGTTTTCAGTAGACTGCTTGAGATTCTTCTTAGCCTTCAGGATAAGCAATTCGAGTTTGTcacctaattttaaaaagactctttaagaaaaaaaaatacaagtctcAAAACATCTCAcagtcaacaggaagtagactattTGGAATGTGCACATCTATGACAGCAAACCATGACAAAGTGTGATACTTgaagcaaagaaaagagagaacttCATAGCTTTAGTGTTAATCATACACATTACAAAAATGTTATCCCATCATAAAACTTCTACAAAGTATGTTAAATTTTAACATATCCTTCGttttaaaacaaaagatgaaaaacaaagtaTTACCACAGAATGGCTTTTGGAATTGTCCTGGGAGAAGTGGATTCTCACACTGACATTGGCTATTTTCAAAATCACATTTATAGTCATTAACTAATCCTTTATTCTCACTGAAGGAATTTGTAAAGTTTGAAGGTTGAAAAGAATATTCAAAACAATCTACTTTATTTGTAAGCTGAGTAGTCCTTTGTGTTTGGTAACTATGCATAAGGGAGTATTCATCTtcattaagaaattcagaaaccCTTTGACTATTTGCATGAGGTAGCAAGTCTTGATTGTGGAGCCAAATTGGATACTTAAAATCAGGTATACTAGTTACCCCTGAGACATTAAGATCAGATTTCTGGCTAGTGAGCCATCTTGGATAATTCTTTTCAGGACCAGACTTCGAACTGTCCTTGAAAGACGAttctttaggaaaaaataaagatgactccaaaacatatttattatttctagtcATAGGTTTTGGGGCTCTGGAGCTActatatttctttccatttacatTGGTATATACATCAGGAGTAACTACATTATCCTTGCTCTTGGGAGTAGAGTCTACATGAAAATTTGGATTCTTCTTAATGTCTGACGAAGCCCGTcttccaatgtttttgtttttcttgctcgGTCGGTAACCAGGTTTCACGTAAGTGAAGGAAAAAGATCCATCTGCTGGAAGTCTTAACAAATCGTCAGTTGTTAGACTAATGGAGTCCATGTCATTAACAGTCTCTCTTCTATAGTGTACAGAGTTTAAGTGCTGTTTGTGATCAAGATTTTCAAAAGCTGAAAAACAAAGCataattctgtttattttctttatcatctGTAATAATCAACagtaaataagaattaaaaatttaagaatctTTTTGGTGTTTTCCCTTTATcattagttttaaataaaaatattaaacatataaacTGGTAAACGTGCTTTTTCATACCTCTTCAGTGTTTAATTTCTATATGTATCTCCAATCAGCTGAATTTGTGTGTGTTCTCTAACTTACTGTTTCTCCAACTTTCTCTGCACAGACATTCCTTTTACATTAATACACTTACAGTAAGGTTGAGGACTGAAAACTGGCTACAACCTAGGAAGAAGTGTGCTATTAAAACAGGTGGAAGGAGTCTGCTTTCTCTCCTAGTCACCTTGCAATGGCATGACCGCACAGGGAATGCTGTCGTAGGTCTATCCTAGAACATGTCACCCACATCCTTCTCACGCTATACTCATCTGCAGTGTTTAGTAGACTGTTTATCAACAACTCATTTGTCCAGACTTGTCTTCATGAAAGCTTTGTTAAGGACAAACTCAACATATTGTGACTATTGATCCACAgaatacaaatgataaaaaataacatTCTTATCTCACCAGCTGAAACTGAGCAAGTATAAACTCAGAATGATTGGGATTATTTAGGCATTAGCTTATGAAGACAATAGCAATATTTTTTCCATCATTCTATTACAGAAAAATGGATTAAGAGCTCAGGATCAGCCACTTACTATTGTCAACTATATTTACTGGTGTCCTAGGTGTTCTCTCCAAGGTCAAAAGATCTTAGCCAAAAACTCCTAGGATCATGACAAGTATACAATCTGTTTTAGAAAATATCAAGACTTCAGtaatataaaagttatttttattccaaaataacaaaaaaaatccaactttATAAGGCACATCTCTCAAATGTGTTAAATCACTggacataaaagaatgcaagaaaGCCTAGAGAACAGAGCATACCATTGTTAGGTTTGTGCACACAGCTGGAAAATGGCAGCCCAGTATCGGACTCCTCATCAACATTCCCTCTGCCCGGGTTTGCTCCAGGATAGTCTCTGCTTCGATCGAAATCATCAATATAAGCCTGCAGGGCCTCAGACGCAGAACTGTACAGTTTGTCCTTATACTGAAAAGAGCCATCCGCGTTGGAGGAACCACTCGCACTCAGGCTGCAGCTTGCCAGGAGAGAAGACACTGAAGATTCCCGAGAACATACTCTGTGTTTTGTGCTTGATTTTGACATGGTTTTCTCAAAATAAGTTATTCATTTCCATTAAATACTGCAATAGAAACACAAAATGTTACAGTGCCAATGGATAATGACTATAAGCAATAAAAACTATGAAATatgtaaacataatttttttcagtaataaaaCTAGTTATCAACAATAGATATTCCTACTTAAGCACTGAATGTTTCCTATTATCTATACTGTTAGTCATTTCATgaatgatttagaaaaaaatttgaatACCTGCTATGTGCttagaaatacacatataaaaatacacacatacatatacatggaaTATACCAAAGAAAAGGTACTCACTGTCTTAAAAGTCCAAAAAACTACTAATGGACAGTCCTtttttattgtggtgatatattctaTGACATCACAATACCTATCATTCTCCAACggatggtattttttttaagacttacaAGCCTACTGCCATAAATTACAGATAGCAGGTAGTCCGTTTTCATGCCATCAAATAAAGCATTAGAAACAAGAACAAGGAATGGCACCTTCTTTTAATTCTGCGAGCACCAATATAAAACTTTAGCCAACTGTTTCCCTCTCCAAAAAAATAACTACAGAGAATAAAACATTCatctacaaaaaaaattaaactataaattttatttccGAATGGGCTAGCTataagccttttaaaaaataagttaagaaTCTCCTCTTGACCTTCACATCCTTGGTAATTTTaatcctattttaatttttaaaaatattttatgtgtatggactTTTTACCTACAGGTATGCCTGTTGTCCAGGAAGGCCAAAAAGGGTTACAGATCCCCTGGACTGTAATTACAGGTATTTACCaacatgtgggtgccaggaattgaacctgggtcctctggaagagcagccaatgctcttaatgactgcatttctccagctcctgtatTTTCAATTCTCAAATAGATTCAGTTCACCTTTCTTGAGCAAGCTTAAATGATTTGGAAATTCATTTGATGTATtcaactttctgtttttctaGTTAAATTGAGAGAACTCTTAGCATAACAATGAGTATATCTGTAAAcaagaaatgacagacagacaggtattAACTCAGAGCATAACAGTCATTGAGAACTGAAGTATTCTCTCAACTAAAAAGTCACGAATAGGATGTGCCGCATGCTATGATGCTGCAAGGTCAATACATTTAATTCTGGCGATAATCTTGGAAGTTTGTTGTTTAATGTAATATTAGTAATGTCAAAATTGACTTTATAACAAATTTCGTAATTAAATAAAAGTCAAAGGGCTGTAGTTGCTCCTGCCCgtattcctagcactcaggggctgagggaggagggtATCGTTGGTTAGCAACAGCAAATTCTAACAGTCTGATTCTCGGTTGCTCAATGTCCTGCtattggtttttctttaaaaaggaactgAACAAAGTCAATTTTATGCTTTCTTTATCCTTCTTACGAATCTTTAAATTAGCTCAACTAAACCCGTTTGAGTACCATTTATGTCTTATCAGAATACAAATTCGGCTGCCGATTCTACACAAAACCTTAAGAACCAGCAAAATCTTCAAAGGGGAAGCCTTTGGATTTAGTTCTCAGTGAGTGGCTACCGGTTAGCTCCATTTAcatgacaaaaagaaaacccGAAATTCTTATGGAAGGTTTTCAAGCCTGTGCAAAAGTAGGTAATTTAAGAAAACCCTGAGCACCTGTAGCTAGCCCTGCTTCCAACAATTATCAACATACTTTAACTGTTTATGATACCCTCCCTCCCATTTCAGCCACGGGACTGTTTCCACTTACATCTATTTTAAGTAAACCCCATATATCTTACCATTCCCCTTCGAGAGCGCTTCGGTGTGAAATCTCCAAAATGAAACCCATCGTGTTGAACGATAAACTTAGGGCAAGAAATGTCAACGACTCTTAATTCAAAACACAGACTTGTCGATCGTGTCAAGAGTGCAAGGAGGGGATACCGAGATCGCTTCTGGAAGTTACGAACAACTCTTGGAAACCGCAGCTCTCAGAGTTCTAAACCATGGAAGCCAAGCAAGGCCGGCTCAGTCTGCGGAGGGAGCGTCGACGGAGCGGGAACACGGTGACTTTCGCCGACCTTAGGCTGCACGGCGTTAGCCCATCGGTGTCTGCGGGGTGGCGGCGTCCCTGTGGGTGGCGGGCACAGACACGGCCTTCAGGGAGACGCCAGGGACGCTGCGTGACAGCGGTCAAGGCCCCCGACCCGAACCCGCAGCCCCCAGCCTCCCGCGGGCCCCTGGATCACCGCACCCCGGGTCCGAGTCCGCTCCCTTGGACGGGTCCCGGGTCCCCTGGATCACCGCACCCCGGGTCACCCGGAGCCATCACCGTCACCCCCACTCTCCTTCCATAGAGATCACCGCTGAGTCCGCGGACGGGTCATCCCCGCACCCCGGTCACCCCGACTCTCCTCCATAGAGTCACGGGTCCGGGTCCCTGGATCTCACCCCCACTCTCCTCCATAGAGTCCCCCGGGTTCCCCTGAACCGCACCCCGGTCACCCCGACTCTCCTCCCTTGGGCGGGTCAAGGATGCGCGATACTCACCAGGACACTTTTTAAAGCGCACACCTCCAGACCCTCGTCGAAAGCCCTGCCCTCGCCAACGGGACGACGCGACAAAGCATCCCCGGACCCGAACCCGAGCCCGACACCGCCCTCCTCGGGAGCGCTGGCTCCTCGGCGGCCCCGGGCCAGGTAGACAGACGCCCGCGCCGGCTTTCAAACCGACCCAACATGGCGCCGGCCCGCGGAGCGCATGCGTCGCGCTTGGCTCGGggcgggcggggaggggaggggcgggggggagggagggcggggggggggggctcgagAGCCCCGCGGAGGGTTCAGAGGTCAAAGGGCGTTGAGGGGCGTTAGGTCGCCGTCCCTCCGGGGAGGTGGGCTTCTCCCtggccttctctctccctctctctcggAGCTGGGTGGGAAGGTTCTAGGCTCCACCCAGGTCCCATGCCATCCCCATCCCGGCCACCGCTCTTCCCAGAGCAGGGAGGTCGGGCTCCCTGGGCCGCGGGAGGGAACTGTGCTGTAGGAGACTTGCAGGCGCCCTCGGGAGCCGGGTCCCTTTTCGGAGAGTCAGATCCTCAGCCCACGCCTTTCCAGGGAGCTTCGCGCGGCTTCAGAGCATCCCCTCCCAAGATAAGTACCAAGTCAGCCAGCTCAGTCAGCACTCTGCCCACTAAGTCCTTCCTCGGAGCCATCCCCATCCAGCCCCGGAGCTCTGACCCTCCTGGGCTTCCACCCagactggggaaggaaggaagtccgATGGACTTGTGATGGGATTTAACAAACTCTTCCGGGGACCTTGATTCTCAGGAAAGAATGGCAGTGACCCAACACGGATGAGGGACCTGGTCGGGCAGCACAGAAGGAGGGACATTATACCAACATAAAGATCACTGACTGGTGTGAACCTGTCTTATCAGGCTGGGACAGGATATGAGGTGGAGAGAATCAAGTGGCCACCGAGTGCTCTATCAAAAAAGATGCCGTCTCAGCATCGGTCTGTGTTGGTTTTCCACTGACCCTATGACTGAAGACATCCTTGACTTCCATCTAGTTCATCCAATGTTACATCATCAGGTAATAGAACTATAATTTGGCTGTGCCCTGCACCTCTGTAGCATCTCTGGCCTTCTGAACTTCACCTTCCTGTTTCTCTTAGCACATGAAGTTGGCAGGTGCCTTaggatacagttcagtggttcCTTAAACACACATCTATTGTGGAAATGTgaaatggttttaaaataattatacaacCCATGCAGAAACTTAAAACTAGTGATAAACGCTAACAATGGTGAAATTTCTATACCAATATTAGATAAGTCGCTGAGAAGTAAAAACCTGTGTTTTATTCACTAGGACAAGCTCATGTTGGAGACCAGCCAAACGACATTCGTGCATGGCCTTAATAGAACTAGATTCTTTAAAAGCCTAAATTTCATCTTGGTATCTTTTTAACCTGTCCTTTTAAAGGTTCTTTATAAGAAGTAGCTTTACAGTTTCTTGGCTTTGGGATGCAGCttggtggtagaacacttgcttaagGTGATAAATTCAATcttcacactgaaaaaaaaaaaagagtacttttCAAACTActtggtggtggtttgaataagaatggtcccataggctcagatgtttgaatacttggtctccagttggtggaactgtttgggcaggattaggaggtgtggccttgatggaggggGTGTGCCACTAGGGAGTGGTTTTGAGGCTTGTGCCATTTTTagtgtgtgcctctctctctgcctccaacttgcaaatcaagatgtaagctctcaccTGTTCCTGCCAcccatgcctttgctctgtcaTGATGGACTCTAATCCTTGGAAACCAtaaaccccaaattaaatgttttcttttgtaagtggccctggtcatggtgttttatcacagcaataattttatcacagcagtagagaaGTAAGACCTTTCACTTCCACTTTAGGAATGTGTTTTTAATCAAGATATAAAGTGTTAATGAAGGACATTATGGAGAtgcaaaataatttataaaatatgttgaCCTAAGTTGTGGATCAAAATAACTCTACCTCTGCTTTATCCCCTTACAGGTTAACAGATATGGACATCTCCACCAGGATTTGGAGAATAGTTTCAATGGGCACTAAAATTCTGGATTAGATTTGTTAACAAAGGTAAAGAAACCAGGAGTCTAAAATGGTTtttctaatagaaaaaaaatatatcaccTAGTTATTCTGCCTTTCTAGGAAAGTAAGCAAGAGAATACAAATTTGTGATCCAACCAGAGAATTTTAAGCGAGCGCTAAGGATCTTCTAAAGGTTGTGATACTTATGTGTTAAGATGTATTAATGCACTTAAGAGCCAGTTATTTGAAGAACATTTTTAGTGATGGTTATAACTATTCATTATAAGAAACTCACCTTATTTGAGCCCCTTGAACACATCTCCTCAATGCTTCAAGCACATTTGCGTATAACTCTCTTAGCCTTTATGGATCTCCGTGAGTAGTAGTATCTCAATTTCTATAAATGTAGAAAGTTGAAATTCAAAGCCTAAGCGGTTTGCCAGCTTCTGTGTCAGAGTTGGGCTTCAAATCCAGATATGTTACTGTGTTCTTTgtaacatctctccagcctccccagctGAACACTGGTTGGTGGGCTGAAGGACCAATGATCCCCCAGATGCCTGAATGCATTCACAGGAGACTCAGTGTCTTCATTGTTCTTGCTATAATTACTGTTGTACTTAGTTAGGGACCCACTACATATTACTATAGACTAGGTGGGTTATAAATAGCACAAGTTGATATACTATATGGCACCAGAGTGCCATAATGTTTGGTTTCTGGTCAGGGCACTCTTCTGGAATGTAGATTGCTACATTATGGCTGTGTCCTCAGGGCAGAGGTGGCAAATAAGCTGTCTGAAGTCACTTAGAAAGACACTAATCTTATATCCATGAAGTCTCTGCTCTCATGACCTAATCACCACCCAATTTCAGTCTATGAATGTGTGGAATGAAAACAGTCATTTGCAGTACTTACCAGCAAGGAGAGATTTAGTAAATGTGTTTAAACTGAATTGCTTTGAATATGATCTTGTCTGAATAGTTGACATTTCAGTAAAGGATTCAATGAAGCATAATCtctcatgatttttttcctcGGAAAGAGAACAGTAAATATAAGAACCTTGAGATAGGAAGTTTCTGGGTTGCATTTGAGGAATATCCAGGAGTTTGTGGCTAAGTGGACAGGAAGATAGCCAGTAGGTGTAGGCTTGGAGAGGAAAACATATATGGTCTCTGACAATCACTTTAACAGTGTCACTATGAgcacatgtagatgtaaccaaccgtcttattaaataagaaacacagaaacaatgtaaaagagaaagccgagaggtcagagctcagagctaaaatctcacccttcctcctgctgtcccagcttcccgaaagagagctatatcctgtcttttctttttttttttttttaaataatattctgttctgccttctcattggttgtaaacccaaacacgtgactgcctcatcactgtctgaatgtacagccccctaggtcttaaaggcatatgtctccagtgctggctgtatccctgaacacacagagatctatgggattaaaggcatgtgccaccaccgccacactcttgctatggctctaatagctctgacccccgggcaactttatttattaacatacaatcaaaatcacatttcagtacaattagaataccaccacaagcacATGATGAGGAGAGTGTGACACatcataaggaaaaaaagaagctttTTAGAAATAAAGGTTTATTGAATGACTATAACATGCCATGCTCTGGGCATTTGTTTAACCCACTTAGGACTTTATTTAACACATTGACTCTTCAGGATGTTATGTATATGCTAATTTTAcatcaagaagaaaataagaaagtagaAATATTACATATCATACTTTACATAGGGCAAAGATCGGATTTCACCCAGGTCCCTGATTCCAAAATCTGGCTTTAGACAAAATAGCACATCTTCTCATTTGAAGAAAAGTCTTTGAATGCAAGTGATCAAGTAATTATTTTGAATTGCTAAATGGCAGATGTGgttaaaaaaatagtattaaaatgtAATAGAGCACACCTATAACACCAACTATCTGAGAGACTGGGGCAGAAGGGTGGCTTCAGTTTATGAATTCAAAATTTTCTGCAACATGGCACTTTCTTATTTATATGATTCTATTTTACcaaccatttgtttttaaattttcacaggTAGATGGAGTTTAAGGCAATTGCCCAACAAACTGCTGAAGAAATTTTAGCTTACAGTCAAGATATATCTGGCTGGAAAGTTGTTAAGTCTTCagtaagaaaaaagtatttttcaagagtttatttttaaattattttttactataaagacattttaaaataatatgttctTTTGTAAGCCAGAAAAACatagttttacttttgttttgttttttgtttgttttgttttctgtatctgACAGTTAAtttatttctggattttattCCCCTTTGAGAAAAAGATAACTGTTTCCAAGAAGACTTCTAAATTATTCCGTGGAAATCTGTAAGTACATTTTCCCATTTACAGACATTGTTTTAAGTTCAATGGCATTACCAAATCTGGAAGTCAATACCACTTCATAACTAGAACAAACTATTTAATAGTCACTGGGAAATGATGCCTGAAGTCATGTGCTTTTCATAAGCTAGAGCAATCGTGTATTGTGCAACAATTTTCAGACATGAATACAGTCACAAAGTAAATTGCTTCTAGACAGTGTAGAGCAACTTGTTcatatgcacaaggccctgagatCCATCCCTAACACCAGAAAACTACAATATGTGCACAAAATACTCCTCATTCAGAAGAATGGGAAAGTTCTGCGGAAGTGCATTGACATTTCTTGCCAACAGTAGCATTTTTAAGATGTTTAGAATGCTTCACTTTTCTCTCAAACCACTAAAAAGTAATTTCCCCATCAGTCTTTTTCTTACTCTTAAGTGCAGATATTTTTCCTATAAAGTGCTTTAGAAGCATGTTTTTTGAGCTTGGACTATTTCAAACACAAGTACACTAAAGGTGAATGTGCTGACTTTTCTTTTTAGGTGTTCACATATAGTTCTTGGTATCACATCTGTTCCCTCAGATCACTGTGTTATTGAGACAACCATGACCAAATTTTTAGAAAACACTTCTTTGAAAACCTATACTTGCACCTCTGCCTGTCAGTGCGatgtttgtggggttttttttggttttttttttttttttttttttttttttttttttttttttggtttctcagcTTACTAAAGTGTACCTGTATTTGTACACCAGTTtttgtgggtttgttgttgttttggagatAGCTCTCACTAACTCAGCTTCTCCTGCTTTAGACTCCTGCATGCCACTTCTTTTATTAATAGATAAGGATGACATGAATTTCTCTTGGTCATTTTAATAAGTACCAAGAAAGTAATTCTTTCTGCTGTTGTCTAAGCAATAGATGACCTTAACAGTGGCACTTTCCAAAGTGAACCGAGGGTGGGAGAGCTGTAGGAATACTCAAGTCCAGGCATACCAGGGAAGTCAAACCTGTTTTAATGGTCAGCTTGACACAATGTAGAATCACTTAGGAAAATAGTCTCAGGGAAGGATTTTCTAGACCAGGTTGGTTTTGGTATGTTGCGGGGCAGGGGCGGAGGGGTGTCTTGATCAATTGATACAGGAAGACCTAGGCTGCTGTGGGTGACGCCATTCCTTTAGCCTGCTTTTGTCatggaaattttttctttcacCTTCAATTCTGATATACCCAGATAGTTTGGCTGGGTATGTTAGACTAGGTTGGCAATTGTGACCTTTTACAGCCTGAAAGACGTCAGTCCCATCCCTTCTTGATTTGGGTTGAAAAGCCAGCAGTTGTTCTGATGGCTTGCCTTTATAGGTGACTTGGTCCTTCTCTCTCACAGCTTTTGATAGACTTCCTTTGTTCTATAAATTTAGTATTTTAACTATAATGATTTAGGGAGTTCCTTCGCCTggttctatttggtgttctttgtgtcttttgtaTCGGGGGTGAGGGCTTCTCTTTCcctatttccagaattttctgctatggttttattaaaaatatctt
The genomic region above belongs to Peromyscus leucopus breed LL Stock chromosome 19, UCI_PerLeu_2.1, whole genome shotgun sequence and contains:
- the C19H18orf54 gene encoding lung adenoma susceptibility protein 2: MSKSSTKHRVCSRESSVSSLLASCSLSASGSSNADGSFQYKDKLYSSASEALQAYIDDFDRSRDYPGANPGRGNVDEESDTGLPFSSCVHKPNNAFENLDHKQHLNSVHYRRETVNDMDSISLTTDDLLRLPADGSFSFTYVKPGYRPSKKNKNIGRRASSDIKKNPNFHVDSTPKSKDNVVTPDVYTNVNGKKYSSSRAPKPMTRNNKYVLESSLFFPKESSFKDSSKSGPEKNYPRWLTSQKSDLNVSGVTSIPDFKYPIWLHNQDLLPHANSQRVSEFLNEDEYSLMHSYQTQRTTQLTNKVDCFEYSFQPSNFTNSFSENKGLVNDYKCDFENSQCQCENPLLPGQFQKPFCGDKLELLILKAKKNLKQSTENLAKPVEKDDSPCSLDKLEAERSWENVPVTFKSPVPVKADDRFQQSSGTQCINEILEDFLSDENQSSTLSGGKHHGPVEALKQMLFNLQAVQESFNQNKNREPKEEIKQVSEDDFSKLQLKENMIPITMSLQKALQHLSRLRDLVDDTSGKQSSKM